The uncultured Carboxylicivirga sp. genomic interval TCTGTACAATTACTTCACTACTTTTTGCTATCACATCAGTAAATCGGCCAAATAAGAAGGCTTCGTATGTGTTCTGGTACTCCTGATCTTGATCGTGACGCACTTTGTCCAGCTTGTTGAAGAATTCGGGATCGTTTAGATAGGCAACAAAACGACTGTTTGGAAATTCATTTTCAAGACGACTTTTGGTAGATGCCATTCCTGCCTGATCGTTATTTAAACGATATGCATTGTACAAGGCTACCATGGCTTGATCTCTCATTTCACCTTTCGGATATCTTTGTAGTAAATCTTCTAAAGCTTCAATGGCTTTCGGATAATTTTCTAAGCGATCCATAAATAGTAGTCCCATTTCCATTAACGATGTTTCAATTTTATCATCAGAAATAGATCTGGCTTCTTGGCTAAGCGGAATATCTGACATCAATTGTTCACGAGTTGGAATTGCCGCAGATTCAGAGCCTTTGGGTTTGTCCACTTTTCCACTTGGTTCATTAGGTGATGGATTCTGTGGAGCATTTGCAAAAGGATCGCCCGGAGCACCAAAAGGATCTTCAGGATCAGAATCGCTATCCATGTTATTAGATCTTTTATCGCTTCGTCGCCAATTGTCTTCTAATTTGCGTTTACCCCATCGCTTTTGGAATTCTGTTTTGCCCGAAGCTTTGGAAATTTGGTTGTAGAAATACCATTTGCCATCATTAGTTGTAGTAGAAACATTACTTTGTGTATTTGAGTTGAAGAACGGATCGTCATACAGTTCTTGTTCGCGTCGTTCATTTTCGATTCTCTCTTCTTCTTCCTTCTTTTTTGTTTCAATAATACCATCAAGATAGGCAAGTAAAACAGGTTCGCTCATATCAGCTAATCGTTGAAGACTGTCTTCGCGTTCAACAGTTAGCAGGTTTTCAACTAAATCGCTCAATCCATCCTGACGTTCAACCAAAAGATCGTAATCTTCAAAATCTTCGTTTACAACCGTCAAGGCACTATCGTAGTAATAGTATGCGTTGGGATAATCAAACCCATTGTAATAAATTTGAGCGGCATCGTAAAATGATTTCCCTTTTTGAATGTCGTTATCAACACTGCTGTTTACCGATAAACGATAATATTTAAGAGCTTCGTTATAATCATTTTCCTGCTCGGCAACCTGGCCAAAAGCCCAATAAATCCGATCGAGGTATTCTTTATTCTTTTTGTCTTTTTTAAGCTTTGTAAGTTCCTTCTTTACCGTTGCAATATCAGCATTCTTATACAAAATAGATGCTTTAATAACTTTTGCATTAAAAGTCATTTCGTAATCGGTGCTAGCTTTTGCAACATAAGCAAAAGCCTCGGCAGCTTCTTTATTTTGGTTGGTTTCGAGATAAAGCTGACCAAGAATATAGTTGAATCGAATTTTCTGTTGCTTATCTTTATTGTAGTTAATGTTGTTTTTAAGATAAGGAATGGCTTGACTGTATTTATTCTGATTTAGTAATAAATTGGCATAAGTTGCCATGTAATCGGCGTATAATTCGTCAGGAGGATTTCCACCTAAATCATAACTTTCCAATGCCGATAGAGCACCAATGTAATCTTTGTATTCAGTAAAAGCCCGTGCTAACCAAATTAAACCTTCGTATTGAGCAGGAGTGTTATTGTACTCGCGTACCACATACTGAAAAGTTCGAATTGCAGGTAAAAATTCGTGTTTGTAAAATTGAGCTTTACCAATTAAAAGGTAAGCATCATCAACCCAGACATTGAATTCTTTTTGTGAGTAAAAATCGGCAGAATAACCACTTTTTGATTTTGGACGTTTTTTAGGTTTGGCTGTAATTGAGTGTTTTTTTATGAGTTTGCCACCTTTTTCAATGGCTCGATCCATATCACCACCTGCAACTCCAACTGCTTTAGGGTCCGAAGACTCAAACATGGGAAGTAACTTGGAATAATCATTTTTATAACCCTCTCTAATAGATTTAACTCCATTATTGAGTGCTTCCTTTCCATTAAAGTATACATTGTAGTAGGCGGTCAGGTTGTGGTAGTTCCGGCTAAGCCATGTATTCTTTTTGGTACTGCAGCCAAGCAGTGTCAATGTAATTATAAGTATAAAACCGGTTTTTCTATCTATCATGAAATGTGACGTCTCTTAATCAAAGATTAAAACTCATTTTAGGCAAAAATATTTCATTAAAACACAAAAATAGCCCATTAGAGTAAAAACAATTTCTAAATTTACCAATTATCGATGAATTGCAAACCCCTTCGTAAAGGTTGGTTGTTGAACACACCAAAGATATTAAAGTATGAGAATTAATGTTATTGAGGATGATAAAGTGTTTAATAAACTAGTAGAGCATACTTTAAAACTCAATCCCGATTATGAAGTACAATCCTATTTTAATGGTAAGGATTTTATTAGAAATTTGAGTGATAACCCTGATGTAGTTACACTTGATTTAGGTTTGCCTGATTATACTGGCAATGAGATTCTAAAAAAAATTAAACGATTCAATCCTGAAATTGATGTGATTATTATTTCGGGACAAGATGATATTTCTACTGCTGTTCAGCTCTTAAAAGAAGGAGCTTACGATTATATTACCAAAGATGAGAATATAAAAGAAAGACTGCTTCATAGTGTTCAGAATATAAATAAGAACAAGAATCTTAAAAACGAAATTAGCCAGTTAAAGAGCGAAATTAGTAATAAGTATGAATATAAGAATGCTATAATTGGTGATAGTCCGGCAATTAAAGCTGTATTTGCATTGATTGATAAAGCTATTAAGGTACCTAATATTAACGTGTCGGTTTATGGCGAAACTGGTACGGGGAAGGAGTTAATTGCAAAAACTATCCATTATAATTCGCCTCGCAAAGATCGACCTTTTATTGCGGTTAATATGGGCGCAATTCCCAAAGAGCTGATCGAAAGTGAATTGTTTGGGCACGAGAAAGGTGCTTTTACGGGAGCCATCACATCGAAGAAAGGTAAATTTGAAGAAGCCGATGGGGGAACTATCTTTTTGGATGAAATTGGGGAAATGGATTTAAACCTTCAGGTTAAATTATTACGTGTTCTTCAAGAACGAGAGATAACCCGTGTGGGAGCTAATAATGTTATTAAGATAAACACACGTATTATAACAGCAACCAACCGCGATTTGGCCGAAGAAGTTAGGGAAGGTAACTTTCGCGAAGATTTGTATTATCGCTTATTGGGGCTGCCTATTCACCTTCCTGCGTTAAAAGACAGACGTAACGATACATTAATGCTTTCGCAGCATTTTTTAAATACTTTTTGTAAAGACAATGGATTAGAAAAGCTGGAGTTAACCGCTGCTGCCAAGAAGAAAATTTTGAGTCATCGCTTTCCGGGTAATGTACGAGAGCTAAAAGCTGTGGTAGAACTAGGTGCCGTTATGACTAACTCTAGTATTATTGATGAGGAACATATAATTTTTAATTCAACTCAGTCGCAAGAAGATCTTTTTAATGAGGAAATGACTCTGAAAGAATATACTGAAAGGATTATACGACATTATTTACGAAAGTACAATAACAACGTATTACTTGTGGCAGATAAATTGGATATGGGAAAGTCAACCATTTATAATTTACTAAAGAGAGATAAAGAAGCTAATTAGAGAGAAGATTTAATTTCAAAAATAGAATTGAAATAAAAAAAGCGCAAAGAATTTCTTCCTTGCGCTTTGTCATATGTAAAGTTTGTCTAGTCTAGTTTTAAAACTGCCAGGAAGGCTTTTTGTGGTACTTCCACGTTACCCACCTGTTTCATACGTTTTTTACCTTTCTTCTGTTTTTCTAACAGTTTACGCTTACGCGAGATATCACCACCATAACATTTAGCAGTCACATCTTTACGAACTGCTTTAACGGTTTCGCGAGCTACCACTTTAGCACCAATAGCTGCCTGAATGGCAATGTCGAACTGTTGACGAGGTATTAATTCTTTCAACTTCTCACACATACGACGACCAAAAGTCTGAGCGTTGTCGAAGTGAATTAATGATGAAAGAGCATCTACACTTTCGCTATTTAGCAGGATGTCCAAGCGAACCAGTTTGGCAATTCGGAATCCGATAGGGTGATAATCGAAAGATGCATATCCTTTGGAAATACTCTTTAGTTTATCGTAAAAGTCGAATACAATCTCGGCCAAAGGCATTTCAAATTCCAAATCAACACGGTCGGAGGTAAGGTAATGTTGCTTAACCAATAAACCACGCTTACCAAGGCAAAGCGACATAATGCTACCAATATATTCTGATTTGGTGATAACCGAAGCTTTGATATAAGGTTCTTCTACATGATCTAATACCGTTGGCTCAGGCAATTCCGATGGAGTGTGAATGTTTATTACTTCGCCTTTTTTGGTATGAGCAATATACGGTACGTTAGGTACGGTAGTGATCACAGCCATATCGAATTCGCGATCTAAACGTTCCTGTATAATCTCCATGTGAAGCAAACCTAAGAAACCACATCGGAAACCAAAGCCTAATGCAGCCGACGATTCAGGTTCGTATGTTAACGAGGCATCATTTAGCTGTAGCTTCTCCATTGCGGCACGAAGATCCTCGTAATCCTCGGCATCAATTGGGTAAACTCCGGCAAATACCATCGGTTTAACTTCCTCAAAACCTCCGATAGCTTGAGCACAACCACCTTTAACATGGGTGATGGTATCACCAACTTTTACCTCTTTACTGGTTTTGATACCCGAAATGATATAACCTACATCGCCTGTTCTTAGCTCTTTTCGAGGCTCCATATCTAAACGTAATACTCCAATCTCATCAGCATCGTATTGCTTTCCGGTATTGAAGAACTTAACCATGTCGCCTTTTTTCATACTACCATTTACCACTTTAAAGTATGCAATGATACCACGGAATGAGTTAAATACCGAGTCGAAGATCAAACACTGAAGGGGTGCTTCAGGATCACCAACAGGAGAAGGTACACGATGAATTAAAGCTTCAAGTATATTTTCAACCCCTTCGCCGGTTTTACCACTGGCGCGGATAATATCTTCGCGGTCGCAACCGATTAAATCAATAATCTGATCTTCTACCTCCTCAGGCATGGCATTAGGTAAATCCATTTTATTGAGGATAGGAATAATTTCCAAATCGTGCTCAATAGCCTGATATAGGTTAGAAATAGTTTGAGCCTGAATACCCTGTGTAGCATCCACAATTAACAAAGCACCTTCGCAAGCAGCAATCGAACGCGATACTTCGTACGAGAAGTCAACGTGTCCCGGTGTGTCAATTAGGTTAAGAACGTATTTTTCATTCTCAAACTCATAGTCCATTTGAATGGCATGACTTTTAATAGTAATGCCTCGTTCGCGCTCCAAATCCATATCATCCAGTACCTGTGCCTGAAGATCCTTCTCCGAAACGGTTTTAGTAAATTCCAATAAACGGTCGGCCAGGGTACTTTTACCATGGTCGATATGGGCTATAATGCAAAAGTTACGTATGTTCTTCATCTAAAAACTATTATGCTTCTCGTTTAACCTCTGTTAATCAACTTCACAATTCAAGACTGCAAAGATACTTATTTCCACGAATTATAAGAAGATAGTTAAGTTATTGAACAATGATTTTGCTAGTATTAAATTAAAAATATTTTCTACCCTGAAATATATAGAAATGTACTGATACAGCAGGGACAGTAATAATTTTAATAAAGAGAGTAACAAATATACCAAAGCAAGTCACAAATATTATTGAGCGAGCTGCTATATTTATTATGCGAGTGCGGCTCGCCTAACTATATCAATGGCTCGCCTTGGTATATTAGTGGCTCGCCTACATTAGAATGCAGTTCGCTCGACTATATCCATAACTCGCTCTACTCATTCTGTTGCTCGCTAAAATAAAATAAGGTAGATAGATAAAAAAACAATCGTGGCATTGCGGCACCACGATTGTTGAGAATATTCATTGCTTTATTAAGCAAATAAGATGTATAATATTGGTATGGCTAATCCGATTAGCACCAGCCATATACCTCGGCGCATCAATCCGTTTTTGCCTTTCACCATAAACATGCCTGATATTGCCAGAAAGATAAGTGAGAAGGCAAAAAAGTCGCCCATTATTGACCATCCTTTAACCTTATTGTAATGCAGTTTGTTGATGGCGTAAATAATTGGCTTTTTGCGATGAAACTCGTAACTCAATTCACCATTATGAATGTTGTAAATACCGATTCCACCATTAAACATTACTCTTAAAAAGCCATCTTCAGCCGGTAATATGCGTTTAACCTCTGGCAAGTTTTCAAAAGTGGAAAGATGCTGAATTAAGGCATCGCTGTTTAGGTTCTTATCCACTTGTATTGTGGCGTCAATGCTGTGAAAAGCCGGATCTTTCCCATCCATATGATTGAGCAGGTAGCCCGATACTCCGTAAATTACCGAGATACCTACCAGCAAGTAGCCTAAATCGCGGTGGATGATGCGAATCCACTTTCTGACTTTAGTCGACCACTTCATAACTCAAGCCATTTACAAAATAGATCGAATAGTAATCTTTGTTGTTTTCTTCCATCCATTTGCGCATATTACTAATGTTGTTCATTTCGGCAGAGCAAGTTTCAGCCGATCCGTCTTCTTTCGCTTCTTTCGCTTTCACTTTTTCTTCCCACTGAGCAATGTATTCTTCACTCAGACGGCGTTCTTTCAAGATTCCTTTAACAGCAATGGTGTTACCCACTAACTCGCGGTTGAATCCCTGGATGTCGCCACCTGCTTCAACTCTGATACTTAAGTTAGCATTATCACCCACAATAAAGCAACGTTTGCCCGAGTGTTTGCAGGTGTGAGTTACGTGTCCTTGTACAGTAATTTCTTTATCAACCATTGTTCCGGCATCAGCCAATAATTGATCAACGACCATTACTTTAGCTTCAGCCTGGTTTAGTTCTGAATTGTCGTTTTTTGTATTGTTTTGGCAGGCAGCGCTTATCACTACCAATGCCATTAATAATACTTTCTTCATATTGTTGTTTTTATTTTAATTGAATTACATTTTCTGTTTCCTGTTGTTTCTCGTTAAAACACAACAATGCTATAAAACCAAATATACCTGTTAGCACCACTAAAATTATATGAAGCGCTTTTATTCTTTGTTTTTTACTCTTTAGCAGACCTATTAGTAAGAGTGCAAAAATAGCATTGGCTGCTAATGCCAGTGATGACCAGCCTAATGCATGAGGATATACAAATTTTGAATACATCGACTTCATCTCAATATAAAAAGGAAATATATACGGGTGTATTTTCTCCCAGCTGGTTTTATTTCTTGTCTCTGTCAGTCGATCTACTTCTTCTAAAGTGGTATTGTCTAAAGCATAGGTAATGCGTTGCGAAGGAGTTGTTACCATTACATTCCAATAAAAAGGATTGGCCATAATGGTTAGTTGATCCTGATTGGTATTGAAATTGTCAATAGCAACCGGGATAGGATCATAGCTTACGTCACTCAGATAATACAAATCACCTTTTGCATCGAACACAAAAGCATACATTCGGCGGTTTTGTGTTTCGATGGTTTTTACAAAATCGATATCCAGCTTTTCTCCTGCGTTGGTGTTTTTTACAAAAGGATTACCATTTACCATTTTAATATGATACAATTGGTTGTTGGCATCTAAGGCAAACCAACCTTCATCGTATAATTTCTTGGTTGACGGATTTCCTGCCACCATTTTTGTAGGGAAAGTATAGCCTCGTTTGACCATTGCCTGATGAAATTTTTGGCTCTTTTCTTGATCAACCGAGTTGGTTTCGGCATCGATAAAAACCATTTTTTTGTTGATACTAAACATGTCGTCGGGTGATTCAATTCGTACTAATCCCGACATGGATTCAAACATCGGATTCAGGTCCATCTTTTTATCATTCTTATCTCGCGGACTGTATTTGAAATAGAATTGTTCCATTTGAATACTCTTTCCGCTAATGGCTTTGCCGTTAAGCGAATCGGGCAAACGTCCGTCTTTCAATAGCTGACGATAGCTTAACATAGGCAGTAAGCTGTCGTATTCAGCGCGTGTATATTCATTTCCGCTCTGATCAATCAGTTTGGTTTCGTTATTTATCTTGGCTACCTGAAAGAATTCTTTTTTTACACTCGAATAGTACGTGAAAGGGTAACGACTGGCTTCGTTGGTACTTAGTTTTACTAACCAGGGCAGAACCCATGCCATCAATAAAGTGGCGATTAAAACCAGAAGTGTTTTTATATTTTTCTTTGTCATCATTATTAATCTTATAGGTTACTCCTGCACACCTTCTTTAAAACGGAATACAGAATAGAAAGGGAACAACACGCTTAATGCTATTATGCCAATATATAATGGCGTAGCATACTGCAACGAGAATGTTGAGGTTCCTTTAAAAAACAACATGATGGCTGCAATAGATAATAGTGTGTTGATGGCTTTTTGTTTCCATACAGGTTCTATGCAAACCCATACTGCCAGAAAATAGGCTGCCATTCCCGCTAGGTACCATGGCAAAGCTGCCGTAAACCAAGCAACCAACATTTGCGATGGCAGGTAAATGCTTAACGTCAGATGCAGTATCGAGCCTGTAATAGTGAAGATGGATAACAAGGCACCCGATCCGAATAGCAACATCTTTAAGATGGTTAATTTTTCGGGATGAGGTAAATGCAATGTAAGCTTCAAACTTTTCTTTTGCATCTCAGGAACAAATTGTGCCAATCCTAAAATTAATCCAGCCAATAGCGGAATGTAAGTTAACTCACTAATTAAGTTTAAATCTTTCCCCACAATAACACTCCAGAAGTGTGGTTTACCAGCAAAGCGGAATTTACTGGTAAGGTTAAGGATGAAATAAGGGATAGCACCTGTAAAAACAACCGAAATGGCTAATAGTAACCATCTGAGTTTAATCCATTCTTTATAAAATATAGCTCTTGTCATTTTTGTGTCTGTCTTAGTATTTACCTGTTAAACCAATAAAAGCATCTTCAAGGGTTAATTGCTCCTGCACTATACTTTGTGTATCGATGTTTTGGAGGTTCAACTCTTGTTTAATTTTATCCATTGGGTCGAAAGAGTAAAACTCCGTATGTGTTTTGAAGTGCTCCACATTCTGAATCGATTCATAACTTTCTATTTTGAAACGAACATCATCGGTTATCTTGAAGCGAGTGAAGTTGTTTAAAATCTCTTTGGTTGGTTTATGTAGCAATAGCTTACCGTAATCCAAAATCATAGTTTCATCAATCAGATGCTCCATATCCTGAATGATATGCGAAGTCAGAAAGATGGTTTTATTGGTAGCCGTTACATACTCTTTCAGATAATCGACAAATAAACGGCGATAACCCGGATCAAGCCCCATTGAGAAATCATCCAGAATCAACAATTCCGGATCTTGTGCTAAAATTAATCCTAATGCCACCTGCGAACGCTGTCCGCACGACATGGTGGAGATTTTTTGCTTGCGGGTTACTTTTAGCTTATCCATTAAGTCCCAATAATATTCGCTTTTCCAGTTTTGGAAAAATCGAGAATAGAACTTTTCTATCTGAACAATATTGAAATAACTGTGCTGAACATGCCCTTCGAGCAAAAGACCTATTTTTGCTTTGGTTTCAATACTCAGCAATCGCATATCTTCACCCAATAAGCGACACTCACCTGAATACGGTTTTAAATAACCGTTCAGAATATTTATGATAGTGGTTTTACCTGTTCCGTTTTTTCCCAGCAAACCTAATATCTTTCCTTTCTCCACCGAAAAATTCAGATCTTTATAGATCAGTCGGTTCCCATAATAATGGGTGATGTTGTTACATTCAATTACTGCAGCCACGTATTAAAAATTAAGTGTTAAATTGATGTTTCCTCCAATATTGCTTGTAGCACCATTGGATACAATATTTATTCCCGATTCTATTCCAATCGATTTTTTGTTAGACATATGGTACATGTATGTTAAGGATAGATTAGTGTGAAAAATATTTTGTGTCATTCGCCAATAGTTTTCATGAACCACATCAAATAATGGCGAAATATCTTTAGGATTGTCATTTTGATTAAGGTCATCAGTATTGCGTAATCTGCCATCCGAAGACAGTATATATTTTGTTTGTAATAAATGGTTTATGGTCCATTGAGAGGCTCCTTTATAGACGTGCCATTTGTAATGGAGTTTAGGGTCGAAAGAATTTATCTGCATAAAGAAATGATCCAAACCGTCATCCAAATGAAAAGCATCTGTATTAGAATATTCAAGAGAGCTGAACAATTCAAATTTATTTTGATTATCAGTATTTCGTCTGTTCCAAAAAAAGTTGACAGATAAGTTGGTTTCTGTATGATTATAAGGGCTACTTTGAGTTAAAATCTCATATTCACTGCCTACTCTTTCATAAGTAGTTTCAGTTCCAATTCTTTTTTGTTGTGTTAATTGTAGTTTACTCTCGAAATCCGACAGATCGGTTTGCCATCTGTAACCTATTTGAGAGTGAATGTTTTTGTGATCAATTTTAAATGGCTCAATACCATTTCTTCCGTTTGTTTCTTTGTGATAAATCGATTCGTAGCGATAGGAGAAAAGTGCAGTAAATCCAGAATGAATCGGCGATAATGAAACACTACCTGTTACACTATTGCCAAAATAATCGTTTTCTTGCGTTGAGGCATTACCTGATAAAAGATCCTGATGTAATCCAAAGCCTCGAAGAAAATAAATGTATGTGGTGTTGCGATCGCCATACATCTTAACTTTTAGTTTCTGATGATAATTACCGTAGCCGCCACTCAGCCCTAAATTGTATTTATTAAGATGACGGGTTACTCCAAACCTCAAATCAAAATCAGATACGGTATTTAACGGTCTTGGATTGGTTTGGGCATAGCGGATGGCAGCCCGGTAAGCAGTTTCTATGCCTAATGTATAATTGTTTAAGTGATATTGGTATCCGCCGGTAAGAAAGTAGGTTTCCTGCTTTCGATTACCACCGATTGAATCGGCCACAATGTAAGGGAAAAGCAAATGGACATCAGTCACATTGTTCCAGTTAACATTCTTTATGTCTGCAAATTCGTATTTCGCACTGCCCCATAAGACCGAAGAAGAATATTTGTTATAACCATCAATGTTGATAGAGTAGTTAGTTTGGGTATCACCGTATTCGAGAGTCGAAATTAGTGTTTGATCAATGTGTTTAATCTTGACTGTGTTATGCAGGAATCGGTTACTTACTGAGTATTTTTCACCGGCAGGATTAATAGCATTAATCACATTATATTGCCGCTCAAGTGAGTTTTGCCAATTAATAGTTGTTAATAAACTATCGGTTTGACTATAACCCAATAAGCAAACTAAGGAAATTAATATAGAGGTAATACCTTTTTTCATCATCTATCAATAGAATATGGAACTAGCTCTAATTACTTAGAGCCAATTCCATATTGTATATTTTACTCAACCTCACCGGGTTTTAATGCTGCGTTTTTAATAAAATCAACGTCTGAATTATTTGTATCCATTAAGATGGCACGATCATCGACATAGCGTTGTACTTTTCGTCTAACGCTAACACCACTGAAAGTATCATCACAATAAGTATGTGTTAAATCAAGGGTTGATGATAAGGCTTTACTCTGGAATTTATCTTTACGGCTTGTTTCAATGGCATCCAAAATTATTTCATTAGGAACCAGGTAACCTTCAATTGTTTTGCCGGCTACATTCTCTGTCTGAACGTACTGTGTTTCCATAAAGCTGTCCATGTCTTCGGCACGGAATAGTACATATGAATTATGCCCACCTGTGTGTAGCAACCAAAAGGTAGCGCTATAACTATAGTTTTTAATTAAGTTTGGAACTTCAGGTACATCAATATCGGTTGTTCCTTCATCGTACCACTGCCAGTCAGAACCACTTAGATCAATTGAATTGGCATTTTCAGTTCGGTGGTCAATAGGCTGTGATGATATTATCAGACTTTCACCGGG includes:
- a CDS encoding DUF6850 family outer membrane beta-barrel protein, with translation MMKKGITSILISLVCLLGYSQTDSLLTTINWQNSLERQYNVINAINPAGEKYSVSNRFLHNTVKIKHIDQTLISTLEYGDTQTNYSINIDGYNKYSSSVLWGSAKYEFADIKNVNWNNVTDVHLLFPYIVADSIGGNRKQETYFLTGGYQYHLNNYTLGIETAYRAAIRYAQTNPRPLNTVSDFDLRFGVTRHLNKYNLGLSGGYGNYHQKLKVKMYGDRNTTYIYFLRGFGLHQDLLSGNASTQENDYFGNSVTGSVSLSPIHSGFTALFSYRYESIYHKETNGRNGIEPFKIDHKNIHSQIGYRWQTDLSDFESKLQLTQQKRIGTETTYERVGSEYEILTQSSPYNHTETNLSVNFFWNRRNTDNQNKFELFSSLEYSNTDAFHLDDGLDHFFMQINSFDPKLHYKWHVYKGASQWTINHLLQTKYILSSDGRLRNTDDLNQNDNPKDISPLFDVVHENYWRMTQNIFHTNLSLTYMYHMSNKKSIGIESGINIVSNGATSNIGGNINLTLNF